In Gammaproteobacteria bacterium, the following proteins share a genomic window:
- a CDS encoding ATP-binding cassette domain-containing protein — translation MIVKIQNLKPDFEYDFQIPDTGIVGIYGVSGSGKSSLLNAIAGYTDSVKGRVEFSGDTLFDTNNKQKVRPYQCGYMPQHSLLFPHWTIRENLDFVEKYNPNPKIDLKKLLDVLDCHEILDKYPNQISGGEKQRIALIRALLQTGHQSLLLLDEPFSALNSELRKNALNLLKQYKENNLILFVTHDIVEIYKVTDQLLLVKDNRILYQSDIESAFSCGEHNLPVASRVKINNKEHILFADYVSISLEKIPNSSITHQLPAEIKSINPYGRDFIVELRTLDNFPQLIRSQLTEKSVAKLKLEIEKKVLVNFKATSYNRF, via the coding sequence ATGATTGTTAAAATTCAAAATCTCAAACCTGACTTTGAGTATGATTTCCAAATACCGGATACAGGAATTGTAGGTATTTACGGTGTTTCCGGAAGCGGTAAATCCAGTTTGCTTAATGCTATTGCCGGTTATACAGACTCTGTTAAAGGTCGTGTTGAATTTTCAGGAGATACATTATTCGATACGAATAACAAACAAAAAGTAAGACCATATCAGTGTGGATATATGCCTCAACACTCGCTTTTATTCCCACATTGGACAATCCGTGAGAATTTAGATTTTGTTGAGAAATATAACCCCAATCCCAAAATAGATCTCAAAAAACTTCTGGATGTTCTAGATTGCCACGAAATACTCGATAAATACCCTAATCAAATTTCCGGTGGAGAAAAGCAAAGAATTGCACTCATTCGAGCCTTATTACAAACCGGCCATCAATCACTTTTATTATTAGACGAACCATTTTCTGCTCTCAATTCGGAACTACGGAAAAATGCTCTTAATTTATTAAAACAGTACAAAGAAAACAACCTGATTTTGTTCGTCACTCATGATATTGTCGAAATTTATAAAGTCACTGATCAACTTCTTTTAGTTAAGGATAACCGTATTCTCTATCAAAGTGATATTGAATCTGCCTTCAGTTGTGGAGAACACAATTTACCAGTTGCCAGCAGAGTAAAAATCAACAATAAAGAACATATACTTTTTGCCGATTATGTAAGCATTAGTCTTGAAAAAATTCCTAATAGCAGTATCACTCATCAACTTCCAGCTGAGATAAAGTCAATCAATCCTTACGGAAGAGATTTTATTGTTGAATTACGAACTCTTGACAATTTCCCTCAACTCATCCGATCTCAACTCACTGAAAAATCGGTAGCAAAGCTAAAACTCGAAATTGAAAAAAAAGTTTTGGTCAATTTTAAAGCAACATCTTACAATCGATTCTAA
- a CDS encoding SlyX family protein: MKNQQENIIEIETKIVYLEDTVEQLNSVIINQQKQIDQLKKQILNLSQKVDEESSQWHQNTNPADEKPPHY; this comes from the coding sequence ATGAAGAACCAACAAGAAAATATCATTGAAATAGAAACAAAAATTGTTTATCTGGAAGATACCGTTGAGCAATTAAACAGTGTCATAATTAACCAACAAAAACAAATTGACCAACTAAAAAAACAAATCTTAAATCTTTCTCAAAAAGTGGATGAAGAAAGTTCCCAATGGCATCAAAACACCAACCCGGCTGATGAAAAACCACCTCATTACTGA
- a CDS encoding EAL domain-containing protein, with protein MKENIKIYSCSLYPAQINQKLSVDIVNLNQIQDFDFDKDLLSIVLFEWNDYQKIAKRLKTFRDKNISLICIDDDISPDNRITLLNNDIEFISHKKFIQLESEELSQWVKHSKYIVLIIEDNQALALNEAKSLRDSKFIVEISTPDTMSNLFDNDFVPDLILLDLNKTKDSEVADCVFYLTKHYESIPILAMSDVLRPQQNNQLKSIGVDEILTRNSQVDVLISKILEMIQRKTAHSSHSVRESEKIYEFEINDDKFNELNHFITTNGTSDRSSVIWLKIANKVSLQQKIGFSGFNKLHKTLHVQLPDFGFKFDIKQTITDGITVLASDDMSRQQTQDYLNEVFSWVSKTYFNLHKKNITVALQAFVLTDLSHKSNKNMLINEAERLILNPKHNENIQYIAESEERKKFYLTKTKLINAIRQQSFKWLYQSILNAKNDDMELFQVMLRVISHDGPELQTLDYFNVANETGLLKILDRYTLKQALSVIQDGEEKGVKRYILINQSISDYESAKHRQEVLENIQGHNIPESRLFFQFRQDLSEDHLSVLDEISQDLKGSGIGICISEFDGSDKSWEIAKLFDADWIRLKPFSKDSEVLHHNHPDFVGNQIKKAQSLGYKVIVPNIDSADFTAQIWNLNADFIHGNFVQSPVPDIKYIENDQ; from the coding sequence ATGAAAGAAAATATAAAAATTTATTCCTGTTCCTTGTATCCTGCTCAAATCAATCAAAAGCTTTCAGTTGATATCGTCAATTTAAATCAAATTCAAGATTTTGACTTTGATAAAGATTTGTTATCAATTGTTCTATTTGAATGGAATGATTATCAAAAAATAGCAAAACGTTTAAAGACTTTTCGAGACAAAAATATTTCCTTAATTTGTATAGATGATGATATTAGCCCGGATAATCGAATAACCCTTTTAAATAATGACATTGAATTCATTTCGCATAAGAAGTTTATTCAACTGGAGTCAGAAGAGCTTAGTCAATGGGTTAAACACTCGAAATATATAGTCCTGATCATAGAAGATAATCAGGCACTTGCCCTGAATGAAGCCAAATCACTCAGAGATTCAAAATTTATAGTCGAGATTAGCACTCCTGACACTATGTCGAATCTATTTGATAATGACTTTGTTCCTGACTTGATACTTCTTGATCTCAATAAAACTAAAGATTCAGAAGTTGCTGATTGTGTTTTTTACTTAACAAAACACTATGAAAGTATCCCAATATTGGCAATGTCTGATGTACTAAGACCTCAACAAAACAATCAATTAAAAAGTATTGGAGTGGATGAGATTCTGACAAGGAACAGTCAAGTCGATGTCCTGATTTCAAAAATTCTCGAAATGATTCAGAGAAAAACGGCTCATTCATCTCACTCAGTTCGTGAGTCAGAGAAAATTTATGAATTTGAAATTAATGATGATAAATTTAATGAGCTCAACCACTTTATTACAACGAATGGAACTTCTGATCGAAGCTCAGTTATCTGGCTTAAAATTGCTAACAAAGTTTCACTTCAACAGAAAATAGGATTTTCAGGCTTTAATAAACTTCATAAAACATTGCATGTTCAATTACCCGATTTCGGATTTAAATTCGATATTAAACAAACTATAACTGATGGAATTACAGTTTTAGCGAGCGATGATATGAGTCGTCAACAAACTCAGGATTATCTCAATGAAGTTTTTAGTTGGGTTTCCAAAACTTATTTTAATCTTCACAAAAAAAATATTACTGTGGCGTTACAAGCATTTGTGCTGACCGATTTATCACATAAGTCAAACAAGAACATGCTTATCAATGAAGCGGAAAGACTGATTCTTAATCCAAAACATAACGAGAATATTCAATATATTGCCGAAAGTGAAGAACGGAAGAAGTTCTATCTCACCAAAACGAAGTTAATCAATGCCATTCGGCAACAAAGTTTTAAGTGGTTGTATCAGTCGATATTAAATGCCAAAAATGATGATATGGAACTTTTCCAAGTTATGTTGAGAGTTATTTCGCATGATGGTCCTGAGTTACAAACTTTAGATTATTTCAATGTCGCGAATGAAACCGGTCTGTTAAAAATATTAGACCGTTATACACTCAAACAAGCGTTATCTGTTATTCAGGATGGTGAAGAAAAAGGTGTCAAAAGATATATTCTTATCAACCAAAGTATATCCGATTATGAATCCGCTAAGCATCGGCAGGAAGTCTTGGAAAACATTCAAGGCCACAATATTCCTGAATCTCGGCTGTTTTTTCAGTTCCGACAAGACTTAAGTGAAGATCACCTGTCGGTTCTTGATGAGATTTCTCAGGATTTGAAGGGTTCGGGGATTGGTATTTGTATTTCCGAATTCGATGGAAGTGATAAATCCTGGGAAATTGCAAAACTATTTGATGCTGATTGGATTCGTTTGAAACCTTTTTCCAAAGATTCAGAGGTTCTGCACCATAATCATCCGGATTTTGTCGGAAACCAAATCAAAAAGGCACAATCACTTGGTTATAAAGTCATTGTGCCTAATATAGATAGTGCTGATTTTACAGCTCAGATTTGGAATTTAAACGCTGATTTCATACACGGCAACTTTGTACAATCGCCTGTTCCTGATATTAAGTATATTGAAAATGACCAATAA
- a CDS encoding MBL fold metallo-hydrolase — MKKQIITSIACMAVALNIAAKDEVKTQSHLSWKTIPVAENLYMLIGEGGFTGGNLGLSVGEDGVILIDDAMPSTLNIMNDAIKGITEDDIDFLINTHVHGDHTGNNTTFGGKGAHIVSHKNMRKHLLTKGIATPDGNIPAPKEAIPVISFSDSIDFHLNGHEAHVFHLPHAHTDGDSAVHFTNINAIHMGDTFFNKIFPFIDYTSGGTLDGYIEAQKTVLALVDDETKIIPGHGPLATKQDLIDSINMLEDAKSIITKLIDEGKSEDEIINMNPLKEKYQSCHWGFITIQKMTKQIYQGLKMTSI, encoded by the coding sequence ATGAAAAAACAAATAATAACATCCATTGCCTGCATGGCAGTGGCATTAAATATCGCTGCAAAGGATGAAGTGAAAACACAATCACATCTGAGCTGGAAAACTATTCCTGTAGCGGAAAATTTGTATATGTTGATTGGTGAAGGTGGTTTTACCGGAGGAAATCTGGGACTTTCGGTGGGTGAAGATGGTGTGATATTGATTGATGATGCGATGCCATCAACACTTAACATTATGAATGATGCTATCAAGGGTATCACAGAAGATGATATTGATTTCTTAATCAATACACATGTTCACGGCGATCATACAGGAAATAATACGACTTTTGGAGGAAAAGGGGCTCATATTGTTTCACATAAGAACATGAGAAAACATTTGCTTACCAAAGGAATTGCAACACCTGATGGCAATATTCCTGCACCAAAAGAAGCAATTCCAGTAATCTCTTTTAGCGACTCCATTGATTTTCATCTCAATGGTCACGAAGCTCATGTATTTCACCTTCCTCATGCACATACAGATGGTGATTCAGCAGTGCATTTCACCAATATTAACGCTATCCACATGGGCGATACATTCTTTAATAAAATCTTTCCATTTATTGATTATACCTCCGGAGGAACTTTAGATGGTTATATAGAAGCCCAGAAAACTGTCTTAGCATTAGTGGATGATGAGACAAAAATCATTCCCGGTCATGGGCCTTTAGCAACGAAACAAGATTTGATTGACTCGATAAATATGCTGGAAGATGCTAAATCTATCATTACTAAACTGATTGACGAAGGCAAATCAGAAGACGAAATCATAAATATGAATCCTTTGAAAGAAAAATATCAAAGCTGTCATTGGGGATTTATCACGATCCAGAAAATGACGAAACAGATTTATCAAGGTTTAAAAATGACCAGTATTTAA
- a CDS encoding M13-type metalloendopeptidase, with the protein MKKSIYLVLAVSALVGCSANKQQTTADTKQLSSGVELQYVDKSVRPQDDFYRYVNGKWLKEYKMPEDKSRYGAFNALREKSEKDVKSIIDELAKNTYEKGSDEQKISDLYNSYMDTESIEKAGLDVLNDEFKKIDNIKNYDDLMSYMAYADMYTNAPMGLYVYIDLKDSNRHVTYVSQSGLGLPDRDFYFNEDDKFKNIREKYVELIHNMFDMAGFKNPSDAAATVMNIETQLAGGHWTKVQNRDSEKAYNMKSYDEFKGLMPDLNLDAWMNGTTLENVQEVVVRQPDYLEKLNGIIKTTSIEDWKTYFQWKLIDVAAQFLPKNFEEENFKFYGTVLKGTTKQKDRWKRGIETVNNSVGELVGKVYVKSYFPPVAKQRMDDLIENLRTAYGESIKDLDWMSEETKEKALEKLHKFDPKIGYPSQWKDYSNLSIGHSLIDNMKAITKWGVDRNRSKLGQPIDRTEWGMNPQTVNAYYNPTKNEIVFPAGILQPPFFNMNADDAVNYGAIGAVIGHEMGHGFDDQGSKFDGDGNLKSWWTDEDRSKFEERTAMLIEQYNNFEVLDGTTHVNGELTQGENIGDLSGLTIAYKAFKNAYPEDVVIDGMSSDERFFFGWAQIWRGMYRDEELLNRISTDPHSPVEFRGNGPLRNFPPFHKMYGVKEGDGMYLPTEKQVKIW; encoded by the coding sequence ATGAAAAAATCAATTTACTTGGTATTGGCAGTTTCTGCTTTAGTTGGTTGTTCAGCCAATAAACAACAAACGACTGCTGATACAAAACAACTCAGTTCAGGAGTTGAGCTGCAATACGTTGATAAATCAGTCCGTCCTCAAGATGACTTTTATCGTTATGTGAATGGCAAATGGTTGAAAGAGTACAAAATGCCGGAAGACAAATCACGCTATGGTGCATTCAATGCATTGCGTGAAAAAAGCGAAAAAGATGTTAAATCAATCATTGATGAACTCGCAAAAAACACTTATGAAAAAGGCTCAGACGAGCAAAAAATCAGTGATTTATACAACAGTTACATGGATACCGAAAGTATCGAAAAAGCCGGGTTGGATGTTTTAAATGATGAATTTAAAAAAATCGACAATATCAAAAACTACGATGATTTGATGTCTTATATGGCTTATGCTGACATGTACACCAATGCACCTATGGGATTGTATGTTTATATTGATCTGAAAGATTCAAATCGTCATGTGACTTATGTTTCGCAATCCGGCTTGGGTTTACCGGATAGAGATTTCTATTTCAATGAAGATGATAAGTTTAAAAATATTCGTGAAAAATATGTAGAGCTGATTCATAACATGTTTGACATGGCCGGTTTCAAAAATCCATCAGATGCCGCTGCAACAGTAATGAATATTGAAACGCAATTAGCCGGTGGTCATTGGACTAAAGTTCAAAACAGGGATTCTGAAAAAGCCTACAACATGAAATCTTATGATGAATTTAAAGGATTAATGCCGGATTTGAATTTAGATGCTTGGATGAATGGTACAACCCTGGAAAATGTTCAGGAAGTTGTTGTCAGACAGCCGGATTATCTTGAAAAATTGAATGGAATTATTAAAACAACTTCAATAGAGGATTGGAAAACATATTTTCAATGGAAACTAATTGATGTTGCGGCACAGTTTTTACCGAAAAATTTTGAAGAAGAAAACTTTAAATTCTACGGAACAGTTCTTAAAGGCACAACCAAACAAAAAGACAGATGGAAAAGAGGAATCGAGACCGTCAACAACAGTGTTGGGGAATTGGTTGGTAAAGTCTATGTAAAATCTTATTTTCCTCCTGTTGCGAAACAGCGTATGGATGATTTGATTGAAAATCTTCGTACCGCTTATGGAGAAAGTATCAAAGATTTGGATTGGATGAGTGAAGAGACAAAAGAAAAAGCTCTGGAGAAACTGCATAAATTTGATCCAAAGATTGGCTACCCGAGTCAGTGGAAAGATTACAGCAATTTGTCCATAGGTCATTCATTGATTGACAACATGAAAGCGATAACCAAATGGGGTGTTGACAGAAACAGAAGTAAATTGGGGCAACCAATTGACCGCACAGAATGGGGAATGAACCCGCAAACTGTGAATGCTTATTATAACCCGACAAAGAACGAAATTGTATTTCCTGCCGGTATTCTGCAACCACCATTCTTTAACATGAATGCGGATGATGCGGTTAATTATGGTGCTATTGGTGCGGTTATTGGTCACGAAATGGGTCATGGTTTTGACGACCAAGGTTCAAAATTCGATGGTGACGGCAATCTAAAAAGCTGGTGGACTGACGAAGATAGAAGCAAATTTGAAGAAAGAACAGCAATGTTGATTGAGCAATACAACAACTTTGAAGTTCTGGATGGAACCACTCATGTAAATGGTGAACTCACTCAGGGCGAAAACATTGGTGATTTAAGTGGTTTAACCATAGCCTACAAAGCCTTTAAAAATGCTTACCCTGAAGATGTCGTGATTGACGGCATGAGTTCTGATGAAAGGTTTTTCTTCGGTTGGGCTCAAATCTGGAGAGGGATGTATCGTGATGAAGAGCTGTTAAACAGAATTTCTACCGATCCACATTCACCGGTTGAATTCAGAGGAAATGGTCCATTAAGAAACTTCCCTCCATTCCATAAAATGTATGGTGTGAAAGAAGGTGATGGAATGTATTTGCCAACTGAGAAACAAGTTAAAATCTGGTAA
- a CDS encoding DUF1684 domain-containing protein: MKKIIIICLFLSNLSAFAAESWQKDLEEWKQARSESLRKPHGWVSLVGMEWLYKGNNSIGSNPESKIALSHGPENIGVFNLDGDKITFTPSTGVDIKANDNPVTEKIEVKMDSSGSPTVFTVDTFQFYVIERGKPALRIKDSQAKTLLEFRGVEYFPVSEKFYVDAEFIPYQPAKEVEIVNVLGLISKDESPGKLEFKLDDEIYALDVLDAGDSYYIIFADRTSGRTTYGPGRFLYADKPKEGETTTKINFNKAYNPPCAFTDYSTCPLPPPQNRLRAFIEAGEKKY; the protein is encoded by the coding sequence ATGAAAAAGATAATAATTATTTGTTTATTTTTGAGTAATTTAAGTGCATTTGCAGCTGAAAGTTGGCAAAAAGATTTAGAAGAATGGAAGCAAGCCCGTTCAGAAAGTTTAAGAAAGCCCCATGGCTGGGTGAGTTTGGTAGGAATGGAGTGGCTATATAAAGGAAATAACTCCATCGGTTCTAATCCAGAAAGTAAAATAGCTTTATCACATGGTCCGGAAAATATCGGAGTTTTCAATCTGGATGGAGATAAAATCACTTTTACACCGTCAACAGGAGTCGATATTAAAGCCAACGATAATCCGGTAACTGAAAAAATAGAAGTCAAAATGGATTCAAGTGGCTCACCAACTGTCTTTACAGTTGATACTTTTCAGTTTTACGTGATTGAAAGAGGAAAGCCTGCGTTAAGAATCAAGGACTCTCAAGCCAAAACACTTTTAGAATTTAGAGGAGTGGAATATTTTCCGGTTTCAGAAAAATTCTATGTTGATGCTGAGTTTATTCCGTATCAACCGGCAAAAGAAGTTGAAATCGTTAATGTTCTAGGGTTGATTAGTAAAGATGAATCTCCGGGTAAGTTAGAATTCAAACTTGATGATGAGATTTATGCTTTAGATGTGTTGGATGCAGGAGATAGCTATTACATCATTTTTGCTGACCGAACCAGTGGCAGAACCACCTATGGTCCGGGACGATTTTTATATGCAGACAAGCCAAAAGAGGGCGAAACAACGACAAAAATCAATTTTAATAAAGCCTACAATCCACCTTGTGCGTTTACTGATTATTCGACCTGTCCATTGCCGCCACCGCAAAATCGTCTCAGAGCATTTATAGAGGCAGGTGAAAAAAAATATTAA